In the genome of Curtobacterium sp. MCLR17_036, the window GGTCGGCGAGCACGTCCGCGGGTCGCAGCTGCCGAACGGCCTGCAGCTCACCCAGGTGCGCGTGCCGTTCGGCGTCGTCGGCGCGATCTACGAGGCCCGTCCGAACGTCACGGTCGACATCGCCTCGCTGGCGCTCAAGTCGGGCAACGCCGTCGTGCTGCGTGGTGGCTCGGCGGCGCAGCGGACGAACGCCGTGCTCGTCGCGCGCATCCAGGACGCCGTCGCCTCGGTCGGCCTGCCGCGCGACCTCGTGCAGACCATCGACGAGTTCGGCCGCGCCGGCGCCACCGAGCTGATGCGCGCCCGCGGGCTCGTCGACGTGCTCATCCCGCGGGGGAGCGCCTCGCTCATCCAGACCGTCGTCACCGAGTCGCAGGTGCCGGTCATCGAGACCGGTGCGGGCGTCGTGCACGTCTTCCTCGACGCGTCGGCCCCGGTCCGACGCGCGGTCGACATCGTGCTGAACAGCAAGGTGCAGCGCCCGAGCGTCTGCAACGCGCTCGAGACCCTGCTCGTGCACGAGCAGGCCGCCGAGCGCCTGCTCCCGGTGCTCGCCGACCGGCTCCGGGCCGCGGGGGTCACGCTCCGCGGCGACGACGCCACGCGCGCGATCGTCCCCGGGGTGCTCCGCGCCACCGACGAGGACTGGGGGACCGAGTCGATGGACCTCGACCTGTCGATCCGGGTCGTGCCGGACGTCGACGCCGCGATGGCGCACATCGCCCGCTGGTCCACGCACCACACCGAGTCGATCGTGACGAACGACGTCGACACCGCCGAGCGGTTCCTGGCGGCGGTCGACTCCGCGGTCGTGATGGTGAACGCGTCGACACGGTTCACCGACGGCGGCGAGTTCGGCTTCGGGGCCGAGGTCGGCATCTCGACCCAGAAGCTGCACGCGCGCGGGCCGATGGGCCTGCCGGAGCTCACGAGCACGAAGTGGATCGTGCGCGGGCAGGGCCAGATCCGCGGCTAGACTGAGCGGCGTCTTTCCCCGACCGAACGGAGCACGAACGATGACCATCCTCGCTGAAGCTGCAGAGCACGCCTCCGGGGCCCCCGCGTTCGTCTTCCCGCTCGTCGGCGCGCTGTTCTTCATCTTCCTCGGCTTCGTCACCTGGAGCTTCCGTGACGTCGCCTACCGCCACTCCCAGAAGTTCGAGGCCACCCGGCACCACGAGTCGGGCGTCGACGAGTTCGGCCGCGCCGACCACTGACCGCAGACCCGATGCTCGAGAGCACCGGACGGCCGCGCATCGGGGTGATGGGTGGCACGTTCGACCCGATCCACCACGGCCACCTGGTCGCGGCGTCCGAGGTGGCGCGCGCGTTCGACCTGGACGAGGTCGTCTTCGTCCCCACCGGTCAGCCGTACATGAAGTCCGGCGTCACCGACGCTGAACACCGGTACCTGATGACGGTCATCGCGACCGCGTCGAACCCGATGTTCACCGTCAGCCGGGTCGACATCGACCGGCCGGGCCCCACGTACACGGTCGACACGCTCCGCGACCTGCACGAGCAGCGGCCGGACGCGCAGCTCGTCTTCATCTCCGGCGCAGACGCCGTTCAGCAGATCCTCGACTGGAAAGACCACGATGGTCTGTGGGACCTCGCGCACTTCGTCGCCGTGACGCGTCCGGGACACGCCCTCAGCATCACCGGATTGCCCGAACGGGACGTAAGCTTGCTCGAAGTCCCCGCGCTGGCGATATCGTCCACCGACTGCCGTGACCGGGTGAGGCGTGGACACCCCGTCTGGTACCTGGTCCCCGACGGTGTCGTCCAGTACATCTCGAAGCACCATCTGTATCGGAGCGTTGCATGAGTTCGTCCGACGCGCAGCCGCCCCTGTCGCGGCGCCAGGCGCGCGAGCGGGAGCGTGCCGCAGCAGCCGGTTCGCAGCCCGTGACGCCGCCGCCCACCGTCGCCGCCCCCGAGGGGTCGACCACCGACCGTGCCCGGCCCGGCTCCCACGCCGCGCCGGCGCCGACCGGCGCGGCACCGTCGTCGTCCGCTCCGGGCACGCCCTCGTCGGCTCCCGGTGTCCCACCGTTCCCGCCGGACTCCGCCACGGACATCGTCCCGGGCAGCGGGGGCCTGACGCGCCGCCAGCTCCGACAGCTCCGTGCCGCCGAGAGCCAGGCCGTGCAGCCCGTCCCGCTCCGCAACCCGACGCCGCAGTCGTCCGACCGCACGGTCGAGGACGTCCTCGGTTCGGTCGACACCATCGACCCGGGCACCGCGCAGCGGAGCACCCCCGACACCGCCGAGCCGTCCCCGGTGCTCGACCAGGCCGCCGTGGCGCAGGCCACCGAGGCCGACGGGTCGCCGGACGCGCTCGAGCCCCTCGACGAGGCCGCCGCGCACGCCGAGGAGCCCCGCCGCCACCGGTCGACGTGGTCGCCGCCGTCCGAGGCCGACGGCGATGCCGCGACGCCCGTCGCCGCCCCGGCGGACACGACCGACGCGGCCGCCGCCGACGAGGACTCTGACGACGACACCGACAGCGATGCTGCCGACGAGTCGACGTCGGACGACGCCGCACCGCGACCGCAGTCCGCCACCCCCGCCGTGACGCTGCCGCCGGTGCAGACCGCGTCGACGCCCGCGGTCTTCCCGCTCTCGCTCGACGCCGAGGACGACGACACGAACGAGGTCCCGCTGCCCGCTGCCGCCGCCACCGAGGACGCACCCGTGGCGTCGCAGCGCCCGACCGAGCCGAAGCCGGTGACGACGGCGTTCGCGCCGCCCACCGGTCACTGGTCGCAGCAGGCCCACGACTCGAACGACTCCGAGGTCCACGACGAGGAGACCGGTGCCCGCCGGGTCGCGGTGACGAACACCAACGCGATCATCCTGCCGAACTCGGCCCTCGCCGACCCGACCGGCGCCCTGAACGCCACGGGCGAGGTCATCCTCACCGGGTCGATCGACCTGCCGGCGTCGCTGTCCTCGACCGGGTCGCACCGTCCGATCGACGGCGCCGAGGTCGACCGCCTGCTCGAGCAGCACGACGAGCAGCCCGAGACGGACGCCAGCCCGGTCCGCGCCAGCCGCGCGGTGTCGAGCCACACCTCGACGCGTCAGGTCGTGCTCGCGGCGGCGAAGCCGAAGGAGTCCCGCACCCCGGTGATCCTCGGGCTCGCGGTCGGCGGCGTCGGCATCGCTGCGGCAGGCGTCATCATCGTCGCCCTGCTGACGACCCACATGGGCGGTTGACGCCCTCGTCCCCGACCACCGGTCCCGACGCCCCGTCGGCCGCGGCCTGGCCGCGTGTCGGCGGGGTGGCTTATGATCGGGACCCATCAAGCGAGCCGACGACCGTCGGTTCGACGACCGGAAGGAATCCGTGACCGCCTCCACCCGCGCACTGGAACTCGTGCAGGCCGCCGCACTCGCGGCCGACGCCAAACAGGCCGAGGACCTCGTCGCGCTCGACGTCACCGGGCCGCTGCAGCTCACGGACGTGTTCCTGCTCGCGACCGGTCGGAACGAACGCAACGTGCAGTCGATCGCGGACGCGGTCGAGGAACGTCTCCTCGAGCTCGGGGCGAAGACCCTCCGGCGCGAAGGCCGCAGCGAGGGCCGTTGGATCCTCATCGACTTCGGCGAGATCGTCGTGCACGTCTTCCACGACGAGGACCGCCAGTACTACTCGCTCGAGCGACTCTGGGCCGACTGCCCGACCATCCCGCTCGAGCTCCCGGTGGACCACACCGCCTGACCGGCGACGCGCCCGGGTGACGGCTGCGATTTCGTCACCCGGCGTTCGCATGGTGTACGCTTAACTGGTGCCTCCGGGGAACCGGTCGGCACGGAGCAACACCTTCCGGGTCTGTGGCGCAGCTGGTAGCGCACCTGCATGGCATGCAGGGGGTCAGGGGTTCGAGTCCCCTCAGATCCACCAACAACCCCCGTCGTTCCCCGGAACGGCGGGGGTTCCGTCGTTCCACGACGCGTTCTCCACAGGGGCCCGTCGGCGGCGCTCGGGTGCGATCCCGGCCGATACGCTGAGCGCATGAGCAACGACGCGCCCCTGTCCGGTACTCCGCTGACGATCACCGCCGGTGGGTACACGGCCGACGTCGCCTCGGTCGGAGCGACGCTGCGCACCCTGCGTCACGAGGGGCGCGACCTGGTCGTCCCGTTCGACGCCGACGAGGTCCGTCCGGTGTTCCGCGGCGCCGTGCTCGCGCCGTGGCCGAACCGCGTCG includes:
- a CDS encoding glutamate-5-semialdehyde dehydrogenase, which gives rise to MSTTATAPTLTDKLVAARAASSALATATTAVKDAALLAIAAGVRAATAEIVAANHGDLVAGEESGLSSGLVDRLRLDPARIESLAAAVEHVVGLTDPVGEHVRGSQLPNGLQLTQVRVPFGVVGAIYEARPNVTVDIASLALKSGNAVVLRGGSAAQRTNAVLVARIQDAVASVGLPRDLVQTIDEFGRAGATELMRARGLVDVLIPRGSASLIQTVVTESQVPVIETGAGVVHVFLDASAPVRRAVDIVLNSKVQRPSVCNALETLLVHEQAAERLLPVLADRLRAAGVTLRGDDATRAIVPGVLRATDEDWGTESMDLDLSIRVVPDVDAAMAHIARWSTHHTESIVTNDVDTAERFLAAVDSAVVMVNASTRFTDGGEFGFGAEVGISTQKLHARGPMGLPELTSTKWIVRGQGQIRG
- the rsfS gene encoding ribosome silencing factor, which produces MTASTRALELVQAAALAADAKQAEDLVALDVTGPLQLTDVFLLATGRNERNVQSIADAVEERLLELGAKTLRREGRSEGRWILIDFGEIVVHVFHDEDRQYYSLERLWADCPTIPLELPVDHTA
- the nadD gene encoding nicotinate-nucleotide adenylyltransferase; translation: MLESTGRPRIGVMGGTFDPIHHGHLVAASEVARAFDLDEVVFVPTGQPYMKSGVTDAEHRYLMTVIATASNPMFTVSRVDIDRPGPTYTVDTLRDLHEQRPDAQLVFISGADAVQQILDWKDHDGLWDLAHFVAVTRPGHALSITGLPERDVSLLEVPALAISSTDCRDRVRRGHPVWYLVPDGVVQYISKHHLYRSVA